A DNA window from Aureibaculum sp. 2308TA14-22 contains the following coding sequences:
- a CDS encoding DNA alkylation repair protein, whose protein sequence is MAFKKLKYWFDEELAKVLANKLMVLKPNFPKNAFVKNIVDKIDDLELKDRVELIADEIHTHLGNTIPENINLLVKILGPENEEETGMFTNFYWVMPIAKYVEKYGLEHFEVSMKAIAEITKRNTGEYTIRPFLVNYPEKTLAILKDWSLNENKHIRRLSSEGVRPRLPWAKKLDQFIENPKPILPILENIKDDTSKYVQKSVANCLNDILKDNLDIGKSIIEIWNHNPTKERKWIIKHALRNLLKAHDKWAVTIIN, encoded by the coding sequence ATGGCTTTTAAAAAGCTTAAATATTGGTTTGATGAGGAATTAGCTAAGGTACTTGCTAATAAACTAATGGTTTTAAAACCAAATTTTCCGAAAAATGCCTTTGTTAAAAATATTGTCGATAAAATAGATGATTTAGAGTTAAAAGATCGTGTTGAACTCATCGCTGATGAAATCCATACACATTTAGGTAATACAATACCCGAAAACATTAACCTGTTAGTTAAAATTTTAGGTCCCGAAAATGAAGAAGAAACAGGCATGTTTACCAATTTTTATTGGGTTATGCCCATAGCAAAATATGTCGAAAAATATGGCCTTGAACATTTTGAGGTTTCTATGAAGGCGATTGCCGAAATAACCAAACGAAATACTGGAGAATATACTATAAGGCCTTTTTTGGTAAATTATCCAGAAAAGACATTGGCAATTTTAAAAGATTGGTCTCTAAACGAAAACAAACATATCAGAAGGTTGTCAAGCGAGGGTGTACGTCCAAGATTGCCTTGGGCTAAAAAATTGGATCAGTTTATTGAAAATCCTAAACCGATACTACCAATTTTGGAAAATATAAAAGACGATACCTCCAAATACGTTCAAAAGTCAGTTGCCAATTGTTTAAACGATATACTAAAAGATAATTTGGATATCGGAAAAAGTATCATAGAAATATGGAATCATAATCCGACCAAAGAAAGAAAATGGATTATTAAACATGCTCTCAGAAATTTATTAAAAGCTCATGATAAATGGGCAGTAACTATTATAAACTAA